Proteins co-encoded in one Opitutus terrae PB90-1 genomic window:
- a CDS encoding family 43 glycosylhydrolase, with the protein MSLRRPTPRLFVCQLRLALVPMLITLPAAMSVAAEAGEPALTTPGKPYSTKSVWEYSNVGEPPIPPVEPLIEVGLRDTAVTRGADGNYYMTGTIGPDFMTANEGIPLWRSPDLKNWEYLGLVWTFERDGTWQKEWTVKNGVRRRAVWAPEIHHLRGTFFITYSITGLGTGILRSTTGRPEGPYVSAHTPDAPLTSGIDASLFVEDDGAVYFVFGSGYLARLKDDLSALAEDPVRLRCTPADTDIEHHHPARPCRMDQFDHVGYEGVFLFKRNGRYYLSGAERYYERYHCMTAESTTLRGPYSARYVSVPHAGHNTFFQDHEGRWWSTMFGNDPQAPIQKRPGILPVKFDANGHIVPVVAGQPWTPRKRS; encoded by the coding sequence ATGTCTCTCCGACGCCCCACGCCCCGTCTTTTTGTTTGCCAACTTCGGCTCGCGCTCGTGCCGATGCTGATCACGCTCCCCGCCGCCATGTCCGTGGCGGCTGAGGCGGGCGAACCGGCGCTCACCACGCCCGGCAAACCGTACAGCACGAAGTCCGTCTGGGAGTATTCGAATGTTGGTGAGCCACCGATTCCTCCCGTCGAGCCTTTGATCGAAGTGGGATTGCGGGACACCGCCGTGACTCGCGGCGCGGACGGCAACTATTACATGACCGGTACGATCGGTCCGGATTTCATGACGGCGAACGAGGGGATTCCGCTCTGGCGTTCGCCCGACCTGAAAAACTGGGAGTATCTCGGGCTCGTGTGGACTTTTGAACGGGATGGCACCTGGCAGAAGGAATGGACCGTGAAGAATGGCGTGCGCCGCCGCGCCGTCTGGGCGCCGGAGATTCACCACCTGCGCGGCACGTTCTTCATCACCTACAGCATCACCGGACTTGGCACCGGCATTCTGCGCAGCACCACCGGCCGCCCGGAAGGGCCCTACGTGAGCGCCCATACGCCGGATGCGCCGCTCACCTCGGGCATCGATGCTTCGCTTTTCGTCGAGGACGATGGCGCCGTCTATTTCGTTTTCGGCAGCGGATACCTGGCTCGGCTCAAGGATGACTTGAGCGCGCTCGCCGAGGATCCTGTCCGCCTGCGCTGCACGCCGGCCGACACCGACATCGAGCATCACCATCCTGCGCGTCCCTGCCGAATGGATCAGTTCGACCATGTCGGCTACGAGGGCGTGTTCCTTTTCAAACGGAACGGACGCTACTACCTCTCCGGCGCCGAGCGGTACTACGAGCGCTACCATTGCATGACGGCGGAGTCGACGACCTTGCGCGGGCCGTATTCCGCTCGCTACGTGTCGGTGCCGCACGCCGGTCACAACACGTTCTTTCAGGACCACGAAGGACGCTGGTGGAGCACGATGTTCGGCAACGACCCGCAAGCGCCGATTCAAAAACGTCCGGGCATTCTTCCTGTGAAATTCGACGCCAACGGTCATATCGTGCCCGTGGTCGCCGGGCAGCCATGGACGCCACGAAAGCGAAGCTGA
- a CDS encoding LacI family DNA-binding transcriptional regulator, with protein sequence MSQETTLQDVARAAGVHRSTVAMALRDSSRISLPQRRKIQDLARKMGYRINPLVAALMKSRRSGTPLKAAAIAYVTCYPTRWGWRPPHIDRPDYFPGAEARAAKLGYRLDHFWLAEPGMKVERFCDILQNRAIHGVLLGRLPPGLHEMELLWDRFSCVALGRTLHRPQLHRVTEDHFASCSLAVDRLLALGYRRIGLVFSEPDDSPGVGDRWLGAFARKQMSMAPRDRLPCLWHEAAQPSPAAFEQWYRGCRPEAILATQAEPVLQWLDGMGKQVPRDVSVATLVNDHLDRGWAGVHSDPDLMGSLATEMLVGLMHRSETGIPAAPHEVLLPGEWRDGATCRRAS encoded by the coding sequence ATGTCACAAGAAACAACGCTTCAAGATGTGGCCCGCGCCGCGGGAGTTCATCGGTCCACCGTGGCCATGGCGCTGCGGGACAGTTCCAGAATCTCGCTGCCGCAACGCCGCAAGATCCAAGACCTCGCCCGAAAAATGGGTTACCGGATCAACCCGCTCGTTGCCGCTCTGATGAAAAGTCGCCGCTCGGGCACGCCGCTCAAGGCGGCCGCGATCGCCTATGTGACCTGTTACCCGACGCGATGGGGATGGCGACCGCCGCACATTGATCGTCCCGACTACTTCCCGGGCGCCGAGGCTCGAGCGGCGAAGCTGGGCTATCGACTCGATCATTTCTGGCTCGCCGAGCCCGGCATGAAAGTGGAGCGCTTCTGCGATATTCTTCAGAACCGCGCGATCCATGGCGTGCTCTTGGGCCGCCTGCCGCCCGGCTTGCACGAAATGGAACTGCTGTGGGATCGCTTCTCGTGCGTCGCGCTCGGTCGCACGCTGCACCGGCCGCAGCTGCACCGTGTCACCGAGGATCATTTTGCCAGCTGCTCGCTCGCGGTCGATCGGTTGCTGGCTTTGGGATATCGGCGCATTGGCCTGGTGTTTTCCGAACCTGACGACAGCCCCGGCGTCGGCGACCGCTGGCTGGGCGCGTTCGCGCGGAAACAGATGTCGATGGCCCCCCGCGATCGACTGCCGTGCCTTTGGCATGAAGCCGCTCAGCCGTCCCCGGCCGCGTTTGAACAATGGTATCGGGGCTGCCGCCCCGAGGCCATCCTGGCCACCCAGGCGGAGCCCGTGCTCCAGTGGCTCGATGGGATGGGGAAGCAGGTCCCGCGTGACGTCTCGGTGGCGACGCTGGTGAACGATCACCTGGACCGTGGCTGGGCCGGAGTGCATTCGGACCCGGATCTCATGGGCTCGCTCGCGACGGAAATGCTCGTCGGGTTGATGCATCGGAGCGAGACCGGGATTCCGGCCGCGCCGCACGAGGTGCTTCTTCCGGGCGAGTGGAGAGACGGCGCGACCTGTCGCCGCGCGTCGTAG